The Gillisia sp. Hel_I_86 genome has a segment encoding these proteins:
- a CDS encoding bifunctional 4-hydroxy-2-oxoglutarate aldolase/2-dehydro-3-deoxy-phosphogluconate aldolase, with translation MSKLSRLEVFNIMGSTGLVPLFYHEDIEIAKKIIKACYDGGARVLEFTARGDFSHEVFGELGKYVQKNYPDLALGIGSITDGPSASLYIQLGADFIVTPVFREDIAAICNRRKIPFFPGCGSLTEIAKAEEMGCEIVKLFPGSIYGPEFIKAIKGPQPWTSIMPTGGVEPTEESISQWLNAGAYCVGIGSKLMKRDSDGAYNFKEIEQLVCKCTKIIKNLKSN, from the coding sequence AGGTTTGGTTCCATTATTTTATCATGAAGATATAGAAATTGCCAAAAAAATTATCAAGGCCTGTTACGATGGTGGAGCAAGGGTTTTGGAGTTTACTGCACGTGGAGACTTTTCTCATGAGGTATTTGGAGAGCTTGGTAAATATGTACAAAAGAACTATCCTGATCTAGCTCTGGGGATTGGTTCGATTACAGATGGCCCTTCAGCTTCATTATATATTCAATTAGGGGCAGATTTTATCGTGACCCCTGTATTTAGAGAGGATATTGCAGCTATTTGTAACAGACGGAAAATTCCTTTTTTTCCAGGTTGTGGTTCTTTAACTGAAATTGCTAAGGCTGAAGAAATGGGCTGTGAAATTGTAAAATTATTTCCAGGTTCCATCTATGGGCCAGAATTTATAAAAGCTATCAAGGGCCCACAACCGTGGACGAGTATTATGCCTACCGGGGGTGTAGAACCAACAGAGGAAAGTATAAGCCAATGGTTAAATGCAGGGGCTTATTGCGTGGGTATTGGTTCTAAACTGATGAAGAGGGACTCTGACGGGGCTTATAACTTTAAGGAAATTGAGCAACTTGTATGTAAGTGTACTAAAATTATAAAGAATCTCAAATCAAATTAA
- the fbp gene encoding class 1 fructose-bisphosphatase → MERHTTLGEFIIENQKDFPYAKGELSALLSSIKLAGKMVNEKINKAGLSQILGKAGQENIQGESQAKLDVMANEIFVSTLRNRGEICGLASEELEDYLVFEDNIHKNAEYIVLIDPLDGSSNIDVDITVGTIFSIYRRITPKGTKAELIDFLQPGNKQVAAGYLIYGTSTILVYTTGNGVNGFTFDPGIGSFFLSHPNIRFPNTGNTYSVNEGNYVHFPQGIKKYIKWVQELNEEENRPFTSRYTGSLVADFHRNMLLGGIYLYPQGTTAPKGKLRLLYECNPMAFLTEQAGGKASDGFRRIMELQPEELHERAPFICGNKEMVEKAEEFLTSCKS, encoded by the coding sequence ATGGAAAGACATACTACTTTAGGAGAATTTATCATTGAAAATCAAAAGGATTTTCCATACGCCAAAGGAGAATTGAGCGCTTTATTAAGCTCAATTAAGTTGGCGGGGAAAATGGTAAATGAAAAAATAAATAAAGCCGGTCTTTCCCAAATTCTTGGAAAGGCAGGTCAGGAAAATATTCAGGGAGAGTCTCAGGCTAAACTGGATGTAATGGCCAATGAAATATTTGTAAGCACCCTTCGCAACCGGGGTGAAATATGTGGTCTGGCTTCTGAAGAACTAGAAGATTATCTTGTTTTTGAAGATAATATCCATAAAAATGCTGAATATATCGTGCTTATTGATCCATTGGATGGTTCCAGTAATATTGATGTAGATATCACCGTGGGTACTATTTTTAGTATTTATCGCAGAATTACTCCTAAAGGAACTAAGGCAGAATTGATAGATTTCTTGCAACCGGGCAATAAACAAGTGGCAGCCGGCTATCTAATTTATGGTACTTCCACTATTTTGGTTTATACTACCGGAAATGGCGTAAATGGGTTTACTTTTGATCCGGGAATTGGTTCATTTTTTCTTTCCCATCCCAATATCAGGTTTCCAAACACCGGTAATACCTATTCAGTAAATGAAGGCAATTATGTGCATTTTCCGCAGGGAATCAAGAAATATATAAAATGGGTGCAGGAACTAAATGAAGAAGAAAACAGGCCTTTTACCTCCAGGTATACCGGATCGCTGGTAGCCGATTTCCATAGAAATATGCTGCTGGGCGGAATTTACCTCTATCCGCAGGGAACAACAGCTCCTAAAGGAAAATTACGTTTACTGTACGAGTGTAATCCTATGGCATTTTTAACCGAACAGGCTGGGGGAAAAGCTTCTGACGGATTCCGCAGGATCATGGAATTACAACCTGAGGAACTACACGAACGAGCGCCGTTTATTTGTGGAAATAAAGAAATGGTAGAAAAGGCTGAAGAGTTTTTAACTTCTTGTAAATCTTAA
- a CDS encoding tyrosine-type recombinase/integrase, translating to MASIKYRIKTSKDWNSIYLRFKQGKQFDLEISTGIQAPKGRWSKYKEEILPTIEMDYRSANLKLKELKNYVRSEFENTRLNGHLINSKWLKEKIYHFFNRETLNAEIDDRLFFTNYIDRFIKASHNKKTRNNTPVKKRTIQHYTTTKNKILAFEEYQNKRLRFEDINLQFHSNFIDFLETEQLLNPNTIGGYIDDIKLFCSNADKRNYDVPKDFQLSDFYSPSNKTKDIYLNEEEINSIYCVDLEYEYLDNARDWLVIGLRTGFRVSDFLSLTNKNIENGFITKNTKKTDFPVIIPIHDQVQEILNKRGGELPRKISDQKFNDYIKKVAKKAGLTELTEGAKMSERNILRNGKKVTIHRKEYGSFKKYKLVTSHICRRSFATNLYGKIDTLTIMKITGHKTEKQFLDYIKVTPKEYAEKLKNFWLKQKS from the coding sequence ATGGCTTCAATAAAATACAGAATTAAAACGTCTAAAGATTGGAATTCAATATATCTTCGATTTAAGCAGGGAAAACAGTTTGATTTAGAAATTTCTACTGGCATTCAAGCGCCAAAAGGCAGATGGAGTAAATATAAAGAAGAAATCCTTCCAACGATTGAAATGGATTACCGTTCTGCTAATTTGAAATTAAAGGAGCTGAAAAATTATGTCAGATCAGAATTCGAAAACACTAGGTTAAATGGTCATCTGATCAATTCTAAGTGGTTAAAGGAAAAGATCTATCATTTTTTTAATAGAGAAACTTTAAATGCTGAAATTGACGATAGATTATTCTTCACTAATTATATTGACCGATTTATTAAGGCCTCTCACAATAAAAAAACTCGAAATAATACGCCGGTTAAAAAAAGGACTATTCAACATTACACTACTACAAAAAATAAGATATTAGCTTTTGAGGAATATCAAAATAAGAGATTGCGTTTTGAGGATATAAATCTTCAATTCCATTCTAACTTTATTGATTTTTTAGAAACTGAACAGTTATTAAACCCTAATACCATTGGGGGTTACATTGATGATATAAAATTATTTTGTAGCAACGCAGATAAAAGAAATTACGATGTTCCTAAAGACTTTCAATTATCAGATTTTTATTCTCCATCAAATAAAACGAAAGATATCTATTTAAATGAGGAAGAAATTAACTCGATTTACTGTGTTGATTTGGAATATGAGTATTTAGATAATGCCAGGGATTGGTTGGTTATAGGTTTAAGAACTGGATTTAGAGTTTCTGATTTTCTTTCTTTAACTAACAAGAATATTGAAAATGGTTTTATAACTAAAAATACCAAGAAAACTGATTTCCCCGTGATTATTCCAATTCATGATCAAGTACAGGAAATTTTGAATAAAAGAGGCGGTGAACTACCCAGGAAAATAAGTGATCAGAAATTTAATGATTATATTAAGAAAGTTGCTAAAAAAGCAGGGTTAACTGAACTGACCGAAGGGGCAAAGATGAGCGAAAGAAATATCCTTCGGAATGGCAAAAAGGTCACCATTCATCGGAAAGAATATGGAAGCTTTAAAAAATATAAATTAGTAACTTCTCACATATGTAGGAGATCTTTTGCTACCAATCTGTATGGAAAAATTGATACGCTTACTATTATGAAGATAACTGGGCATAAAACAGAAAAGCAATTCCTTGATTATATAAAAGTTACTCCAAAAGAGTATGCTGAAAAATTGAAAAACTTCTGGTTAAAACAAAAATCATAA
- a CDS encoding tetratricopeptide repeat protein, whose translation MKSPILIFLILFSFACFSQSYTEKYNEIQQRYEYYNSYNELVGYKEWDAINEEWRYTDLTQRQQQRKSPYADMQPVNTFNANLTNQVLAAKESKYNSNINLVQNKIDELSRNLTSHPTLHKRFSDAITRFNNQNNKIDYSSAQATNSVINYFIGIYNDLINSISQKQSNNYPVNKKDSKSKYEEADDYYKKGFNYEQNGEIDIAINFYKLAVAKNSNHFESLFALARNFFEKAKNINNEIKQIKNSEDQNVKYTKLYLQRKELNSEIKSLLERAKKLRPGNEEVKQLLKKITDLDTVEKENSNLPSKENSRPIEIREGFRTNKILEFRFNKNSNEYELTKELDTNSELYFGKDYYGFKRGNDPWKYNNWTFSEYNDRTELYMFYDNYGNTVVFDKQLTYIAWYFDREGNQFNQRIIYTGLKKDPTILPKK comes from the coding sequence ATGAAATCACCCATTTTAATCTTTTTAATTCTGTTTTCCTTTGCATGCTTTAGCCAATCATACACTGAAAAATATAACGAAATTCAACAGAGGTATGAATATTACAATTCTTATAATGAATTAGTTGGATATAAAGAATGGGATGCCATCAATGAGGAGTGGAGATATACAGATTTGACTCAAAGACAACAACAAAGAAAATCTCCCTATGCCGATATGCAACCTGTGAACACTTTTAACGCTAATCTTACCAATCAGGTTTTAGCTGCGAAAGAGTCTAAATATAATTCCAATATAAATTTAGTTCAAAATAAAATTGATGAGTTATCCCGAAATTTAACTTCTCACCCCACTCTACATAAGAGATTTTCAGATGCTATCACTCGATTTAATAATCAAAATAATAAAATTGATTATTCAAGCGCTCAGGCTACTAATAGTGTAATTAACTATTTTATAGGGATATATAACGACTTAATAAATTCAATATCTCAGAAACAATCTAATAATTATCCAGTTAATAAAAAAGATTCTAAATCGAAGTATGAGGAAGCAGATGATTATTATAAAAAAGGGTTTAATTATGAGCAAAATGGAGAAATTGATATAGCCATCAATTTTTACAAATTGGCAGTGGCAAAAAATTCAAATCATTTCGAATCACTATTTGCCTTAGCTCGAAACTTTTTTGAAAAAGCAAAAAATATAAATAATGAAATAAAACAGATTAAAAATTCAGAAGATCAAAATGTGAAATACACAAAGCTGTATCTGCAAAGAAAAGAATTAAATTCTGAAATTAAATCTTTATTAGAAAGAGCTAAAAAACTCAGACCTGGAAACGAGGAAGTAAAACAATTATTAAAAAAGATAACCGACTTAGATACTGTAGAAAAAGAAAACAGTAATCTACCAAGCAAAGAAAATTCCAGACCTATTGAAATTCGAGAGGGCTTTCGAACTAATAAAATACTTGAATTTAGGTTTAATAAAAACTCAAACGAATATGAATTGACCAAAGAATTAGATACAAATTCAGAACTATATTTTGGTAAAGATTATTACGGCTTCAAAAGAGGCAATGATCCTTGGAAATATAATAACTGGACGTTTTCTGAATATAATGATAGAACGGAACTATATATGTTTTATGATAACTATGGTAATACAGTAGTTTTTGACAAACAACTCACATATATAGCTTGGTATTTTGATAGAGAGGGCAATCAATTTAACCAAAGAATAATATATACTGGGCTAAAAAAAGATCCAACTATTTTACCAAAAAAATAG